One Microbacterium esteraromaticum genomic window carries:
- a CDS encoding thymidylate synthase, whose translation MLYRNAARAFIAELAEIRSIGRPVRVRGLPTHERLARAVTLARPTERFITIPGRRNDVFATIAETMWVLAGRNDMEYLARYLGRALQFSDDQVTWRGGYGPRLRDWKGVDQLDEIRKLLRSDPQSRRAVAVLFDPARDFADTLDVPCNNWLHFLIRDGRVHLNVTVRSNDILWGFSGINTFEWSVLHEMMAFWLGARVGHVSFFISSLHLYDERNGQADRALAGFGGATGYEEAWVGAQFGTRWEDFAGVLDLWFDIEARLASGEDCSEEIAGFPDPLLRQFLQAIAIKWAIVAGADGARQRELVDDLGHSDIAFALHEQLFRDAAQLLSQPVSTVEWVDLRESVIALHRSKDAAYGNSWKKRGELISIAANLARKIDRIDQVVGGAAAGRETLLDTAVDLLVYAVKYETFLADQSADVANHLFTSGGERFSDGPNGFEELMRARDVDGEVRTARAEAARASTAFNELDAFLQLHPQGEWMEKLALAERLTATALRLLLAVARSDPDGAHTLRRDAVRS comes from the coding sequence ATGCTCTATCGCAACGCTGCGCGAGCCTTCATCGCCGAGCTTGCCGAGATTCGTTCGATTGGGCGACCGGTGAGAGTTCGCGGACTGCCGACTCACGAGCGCCTCGCACGTGCTGTGACTTTGGCGCGGCCAACGGAACGATTCATCACGATACCGGGTCGTCGTAACGATGTGTTCGCGACCATCGCCGAGACGATGTGGGTGCTCGCTGGGCGCAATGACATGGAGTATCTAGCCCGCTATCTCGGCCGCGCGCTGCAATTCTCGGACGACCAGGTGACGTGGCGGGGAGGCTATGGGCCACGGTTGCGCGACTGGAAAGGAGTCGATCAGCTGGATGAGATCCGCAAGCTCCTCCGTTCGGACCCTCAGTCCCGCCGGGCGGTCGCTGTTTTGTTCGATCCGGCGCGCGACTTCGCGGATACGCTCGATGTGCCCTGCAACAACTGGCTGCACTTCCTCATCAGGGATGGCAGAGTCCACCTCAACGTGACCGTGCGTTCCAACGACATCCTATGGGGGTTCTCCGGCATCAACACGTTCGAGTGGAGCGTGCTGCACGAGATGATGGCCTTCTGGCTCGGTGCGCGAGTCGGTCACGTGTCGTTCTTCATCTCATCCCTACATCTCTACGACGAGCGAAACGGGCAAGCTGACCGCGCGCTCGCCGGGTTTGGCGGCGCCACCGGCTACGAGGAGGCATGGGTGGGCGCTCAGTTTGGGACTCGATGGGAGGACTTCGCGGGCGTGCTCGATCTCTGGTTCGATATCGAAGCTCGGCTGGCATCCGGGGAGGACTGTTCCGAGGAGATCGCTGGCTTCCCCGACCCGTTACTGCGTCAGTTCCTTCAAGCGATCGCGATCAAATGGGCGATCGTCGCAGGTGCTGACGGCGCCCGGCAGCGTGAACTCGTCGACGATCTTGGCCACAGTGACATAGCGTTCGCGCTTCATGAACAACTGTTCCGAGACGCTGCTCAGCTACTATCCCAGCCCGTCTCCACAGTGGAGTGGGTAGACCTGCGCGAGTCGGTCATCGCCTTGCATCGTTCTAAGGACGCCGCCTACGGCAACTCGTGGAAGAAGCGAGGAGAGCTGATCAGCATTGCCGCCAACCTCGCCCGCAAGATTGATCGCATCGATCAGGTGGTGGGTGGTGCGGCAGCCGGGAGAGAAACCCTTCTGGATACTGCGGTCGATCTCCTTGTGTACGCGGTCAAATATGAGACCTTCCTCGCGGACCAGTCAGCCGACGTCGCTAATCATCTCTTCACGAGCGGCGGTGAGCGGTTTAGCGACGGCCCGAATGGTTTCGAGGAGCTCATGCGGGCGCGTGACGTCGACGGAGAGGTCAGGACCGCCCGTGCGGAGGCCGCACGGGCCTCGACGGCGTTCAATGAGCTGGATGCCTTCCTCCAACTCCACCCGCAGGGTGAGTGGATGGAGAAGCTTGCATTGGCCGAGCGCCTGACGGCGACCGCGTTACGCCTCTTGCTTGCAGTCGCGCGGTCCGACCCGGATGGAGCCCACACGCTGCGCCGCGATGCGGTGCGGTCATGA
- a CDS encoding lysoplasmalogenase gives MPRSIRPLDIAVWTPYVVLAIVHVSALAAQSSLAAPTKLTLMPLLALPVLAAAPRLRPRITIALLLAALLFSWLGDGAGIFFPDGPELPLMLLFFGIAHIAYIVVFLRFTRIRRLPWWTLIYAAWWVGMLIVLGPHIGGLFFAVAAYGLVLAGTAATSARGNAIIATGGAFFLASDSILAFRLFLPDMMPGWTSPAVMLTYTLGQGLIIAGAIVALRKEKSS, from the coding sequence ATGCCCCGCAGCATCCGTCCTCTCGACATCGCCGTCTGGACCCCGTACGTCGTTCTCGCCATCGTCCACGTCAGCGCTCTCGCCGCACAGAGCTCACTCGCCGCGCCCACGAAACTGACCCTGATGCCGCTGCTCGCGCTGCCTGTTCTCGCCGCCGCTCCGAGACTCCGGCCGCGGATCACGATCGCACTTCTGCTCGCGGCTCTGCTCTTCTCATGGCTCGGCGACGGCGCCGGTATATTCTTCCCCGACGGCCCCGAGCTGCCCCTCATGCTGCTGTTCTTCGGCATCGCGCACATCGCCTACATCGTCGTCTTCCTGCGATTCACGCGCATCCGCCGTCTGCCCTGGTGGACGCTGATCTACGCAGCCTGGTGGGTCGGGATGCTGATCGTCCTCGGCCCGCACATCGGCGGTCTGTTCTTCGCCGTCGCCGCGTACGGACTCGTTCTCGCCGGCACCGCGGCGACCTCCGCCCGAGGCAACGCGATCATCGCGACGGGCGGCGCGTTCTTCCTCGCCAGTGACTCGATTCTCGCGTTCCGTCTGTTCCTCCCAGACATGATGCCGGGCTGGACGAGTCCGGCGGTGATGCTCACCTACACACTCGGGCAGGGGCTGATCATCGCGGGCGCGATCGTCGCGCTGCGGAAGGAGAAGAGCAGCTGA
- a CDS encoding GNAT family N-acetyltransferase — protein sequence MATITTEPATITRWDDVQHSLSGGGDGRSCQCIWPVVRNKVWQATSLDERRDMLHDEVAAGPPPGLIAYVDGEAAGWIRVGPRTVQQRILNTRAILAATAEPLDDDSVWAVTCFVVRKEHRGKGLNAELLASALDFARESGARMIEAYPVDTSTGSHRSNDLFHGTLSTFLAAGFDQGPTLTGGRVLVTRGLAD from the coding sequence ATGGCGACGATCACCACGGAACCGGCCACGATCACCCGGTGGGACGACGTGCAGCACTCGCTGTCAGGCGGCGGCGATGGGCGCAGCTGCCAGTGCATCTGGCCCGTCGTGCGCAACAAGGTCTGGCAGGCGACGTCGCTCGACGAACGGCGCGACATGCTGCACGACGAGGTCGCCGCCGGCCCTCCCCCCGGCCTCATCGCCTATGTCGATGGCGAGGCCGCAGGGTGGATCCGGGTCGGCCCTCGCACGGTGCAGCAGCGCATCCTGAACACGCGCGCAATCCTCGCAGCCACCGCCGAGCCGCTCGACGACGACTCCGTCTGGGCCGTGACCTGCTTCGTCGTACGCAAAGAGCACCGTGGCAAGGGTCTGAACGCCGAGCTGCTGGCATCCGCCCTCGACTTTGCCCGAGAGTCCGGTGCGCGCATGATCGAGGCCTACCCCGTCGACACGTCGACCGGATCCCATCGGTCCAACGACCTCTTCCACGGCACGCTGTCGACGTTCCTCGCCGCCGGATTCGACCAGGGCCCGACATTGACGGGAGGACGAGTCCTCGTGACGCGCGGCCTGGCCGACTGA
- a CDS encoding HNH endonuclease signature motif containing protein — MAADFTELLERRTALLDEWTAKQREIAALQAEASTLLARRWDLWQEEVAAAPQHRDAIERSMISEYSAAGHISHGSMVFAFADAHLLASEFETVRESFAAGSITPGHVREILREAAPVRESIDAGMVDADTLLLYEAAALETAEHDTVGRTRAQARRIAAALAGSTVVEQHERAAADRTVTIRSIGDGLVLLQAVLSEHLGVAILDRLTKMARHMKQHPEDRDPDFGPSEPEEVGLDTETLLPLDGGMPDAQMPDAQMPDAAMPDTQMPDAHAGAIFGSHTFTADPFDLPLDPKFHDDSPCIIHVPADTRTMDQLRADLFTDLLLASTPTDAHGAGLESIHATIQVTVAATTLAGGDDRPAELDGFGALMPDVARSLSGQRTGWTRLFLDASGMVVETDTYTPTEQMRRFLRARDQHCRFPGCRAPVHRSQIDHHEDWALGGKTHVDNLAHFCGRHHPLKHPDIPDSHRWFARQLPDRSVEWTSPNGRTYRDKPNRRVMFVPSVDPPDPPGEPGRFDPPERPPF, encoded by the coding sequence ATGGCCGCAGACTTCACCGAACTCCTCGAACGGCGCACCGCGCTGCTCGACGAGTGGACGGCGAAGCAGCGTGAGATCGCGGCGCTGCAGGCCGAGGCTTCTACACTGCTGGCCCGTCGCTGGGATCTGTGGCAGGAAGAGGTGGCGGCTGCCCCGCAGCATCGCGATGCCATCGAGCGTTCGATGATCTCGGAGTATTCGGCCGCGGGTCACATCTCGCACGGATCGATGGTCTTCGCCTTCGCCGACGCTCATCTGCTGGCCAGCGAGTTCGAGACGGTCCGCGAGTCCTTCGCTGCCGGGAGCATCACGCCCGGTCATGTGCGCGAGATCCTGCGGGAGGCAGCACCGGTGCGCGAGTCGATCGACGCCGGCATGGTCGACGCCGACACGCTGCTGCTGTACGAGGCCGCGGCGCTCGAGACCGCCGAGCACGACACCGTCGGCCGCACTCGCGCTCAGGCTCGTCGCATCGCAGCGGCTCTGGCCGGTTCGACCGTCGTCGAGCAGCACGAGCGCGCTGCAGCAGATCGCACGGTCACCATCCGCTCGATCGGCGACGGGCTGGTGCTGCTGCAGGCCGTGCTGTCTGAGCATCTGGGGGTCGCGATCCTCGATCGCCTGACGAAGATGGCGCGGCACATGAAGCAGCACCCCGAAGACCGCGATCCGGACTTCGGTCCCTCCGAACCCGAAGAGGTCGGTCTCGACACCGAGACGCTTCTGCCGCTGGACGGTGGGATGCCGGATGCCCAGATGCCGGATGCCCAGATGCCGGATGCTGCGATGCCGGACACCCAGATGCCGGATGCCCACGCCGGGGCGATCTTCGGATCACACACCTTCACGGCAGACCCCTTCGACCTTCCCCTGGATCCGAAGTTCCACGATGACAGCCCGTGCATCATCCACGTTCCCGCCGACACGAGGACCATGGATCAGCTGCGCGCAGATCTCTTCACCGATCTGCTGCTCGCCTCGACGCCGACCGACGCGCACGGCGCCGGGCTCGAGAGCATCCACGCCACCATCCAGGTGACGGTCGCGGCCACGACGCTCGCCGGCGGCGATGACCGGCCGGCAGAGCTCGACGGGTTCGGCGCGCTGATGCCAGACGTCGCGCGCTCCCTCTCAGGGCAGCGAACCGGCTGGACGCGGCTGTTCCTCGACGCATCCGGCATGGTCGTCGAGACCGATACGTACACGCCGACCGAGCAGATGCGCCGGTTCTTGCGAGCCCGCGATCAGCACTGCCGCTTTCCCGGATGCCGCGCTCCCGTGCACCGTAGTCAGATCGACCACCACGAAGACTGGGCGTTGGGCGGCAAGACGCACGTCGACAACCTGGCGCACTTCTGCGGCCGGCATCATCCTCTCAAGCATCCCGACATCCCCGACAGCCATCGGTGGTTCGCGCGTCAGCTGCCCGATCGCTCGGTCGAATGGACCAGCCCGAATGGGCGCACCTATCGCGACAAGCCGAACCGGCGGGTCATGTTCGTGCCCTCGGTCGATCCGCCCGATCCACCGGGCGAACCGGGTCGCTTCGATCCGCCGGAGCGACCACCGTTCTGA
- a CDS encoding toll/interleukin-1 receptor domain-containing protein encodes MPIPPILDVFVVWHPDDVIGAERFGELHEHFHSPAFSGLAGGAVEVYGRSDPWVDGASPRPFGIATPLGEGLPPAQFNAIVPIVDTNLLRAAAEVANPWGAYLREIAELNRRSGVGVYPVVATGLQWGTSIVNQILGGIQTLPADVNTDGGLFGRELAQAITQQIQREANLPARLTVFVSHTKHRSSEEVSHSGPAMFERVRDHIQKSHLSAFFDAQDIQPGGDWEKTLEGAAGNSALLMIRTDVYAAREWTQREVHAAKHSGMPVVCMYALTAGEERGSFLMDHVPSVVCDLADPDPGVALALNRLVDETLKNTLWQAQTSYLSEDGFDWLPAQSPEPTTLAPWLASHQETQPDDKHLWVIHPDPPLGPAEREVLLQLCAVAGYDVDVDILTPRTFAARGGALKS; translated from the coding sequence GTGCCGATCCCGCCGATCCTTGACGTATTCGTCGTCTGGCACCCTGACGACGTGATCGGCGCCGAGCGATTCGGAGAGCTCCACGAGCACTTCCATAGTCCGGCCTTTTCGGGACTGGCCGGCGGCGCCGTCGAGGTGTACGGGCGCAGCGATCCCTGGGTGGACGGAGCGTCGCCACGGCCCTTCGGCATTGCAACGCCACTCGGCGAGGGGCTTCCGCCCGCGCAGTTCAACGCGATCGTCCCGATCGTCGACACGAACTTGCTCCGTGCGGCGGCCGAGGTGGCCAATCCGTGGGGCGCATATCTTCGCGAGATTGCCGAGCTGAATCGGAGGTCTGGCGTAGGTGTCTACCCGGTCGTGGCCACAGGCTTGCAATGGGGTACCAGCATCGTCAATCAGATCCTCGGCGGTATCCAGACCCTGCCCGCTGACGTCAACACGGATGGTGGCCTGTTCGGGCGCGAACTGGCGCAGGCGATCACCCAACAGATCCAGCGGGAGGCGAACCTCCCCGCACGGTTGACGGTGTTCGTGAGCCACACGAAACACCGTTCTTCCGAGGAAGTTTCTCATTCCGGCCCCGCAATGTTCGAGCGTGTACGTGACCACATCCAAAAGTCTCACCTGTCGGCGTTCTTCGACGCGCAAGACATTCAACCCGGTGGCGATTGGGAGAAGACGCTTGAGGGCGCCGCTGGTAACAGCGCGCTGCTGATGATCCGCACCGACGTGTACGCCGCACGAGAATGGACGCAACGTGAGGTCCACGCGGCGAAGCACAGCGGCATGCCAGTCGTCTGCATGTACGCGCTCACGGCCGGGGAGGAGCGGGGGTCCTTCCTGATGGACCACGTCCCGTCGGTGGTCTGTGACCTCGCCGATCCAGATCCAGGCGTCGCCCTTGCGCTCAACAGGCTTGTCGACGAGACGCTCAAGAACACTCTTTGGCAAGCGCAGACGTCCTATCTCTCGGAGGACGGGTTCGATTGGCTTCCTGCGCAGTCGCCTGAGCCAACCACACTCGCCCCCTGGCTTGCTTCACATCAAGAGACGCAGCCAGATGATAAGCACCTTTGGGTTATTCACCCTGATCCGCCGCTTGGGCCCGCGGAGCGAGAGGTGCTGCTGCAGTTGTGCGCGGTGGCCGGCTATGACGTCGACGTCGACATCTTGACGCCCAGGACGTTCGCCGCGCGCGGTGGAGCACTCAAATCATGA
- a CDS encoding TIR domain-containing protein yields the protein MSDQHNIFISHRHEDDALVGDLKKMLAGSGAEIRDSSITSETPNNAKSPDYIRKLLADQIRWAGKIIVIISPDTKNHEWVDWEIEYARKFPDKRIVGVWAPGTTHDDMPEPLDDYANAVVNWDAQAIIDALEGKDNWTAPSGTPAPVQSIPRAAC from the coding sequence GTGAGCGACCAACACAATATCTTCATCAGCCATCGTCACGAGGACGACGCGCTGGTCGGAGATCTCAAGAAGATGCTCGCCGGCAGCGGAGCCGAGATTCGAGACTCTTCGATCACGAGCGAGACCCCGAATAACGCGAAAAGCCCCGACTACATCAGGAAGCTCCTGGCGGACCAGATCCGATGGGCGGGAAAGATCATCGTCATCATCTCCCCCGACACGAAGAACCACGAGTGGGTTGACTGGGAGATCGAGTACGCCCGCAAGTTCCCCGACAAGCGGATCGTCGGAGTCTGGGCACCAGGTACCACGCACGACGACATGCCCGAACCGCTTGACGACTACGCGAACGCGGTCGTCAACTGGGATGCCCAGGCGATCATCGACGCGCTTGAGGGCAAGGACAACTGGACAGCGCCCAGCGGTACGCCCGCGCCTGTACAGTCCATCCCGCGGGCTGCCTGCTGA
- a CDS encoding nucleotide kinase domain-containing protein, producing MTAVLVGSDASGGDDGANHWTTGRNCISHEKRITVGSAERRRARVMRAPTPRDGVYEIYWKFAAERQHVFEARIAGAPGPWTQDRILQEYKFCNVYRAADRVSQYLIRDVAYRDDDSSPADRLFQIVAFRNFSNVSTWETVVEILGRSPRIADLDSGLFEAALTEAKNRNGGLYTGAFILCATDVYGRKAKHLNHVELFRDMFVRSRLAERVLEAESLEEVYDLLHAFPLMGDFMSYQMAIDLNYSEHVNFSENDFTKPGPGALRGIKKVFSDLGGLTPQEVIMWMVDNQEAEFARLELDFSGLWGRPIQAIDAQNLFCETDKYCREAVPELASARSRIKSRYVSTPEPMTLFFPPKWGINGLLPQNEVLGDELVRARVLEPMF from the coding sequence ATGACGGCGGTTCTGGTCGGCAGCGACGCATCCGGGGGAGATGATGGAGCGAACCATTGGACGACGGGTCGGAATTGCATCTCCCACGAGAAGCGAATCACCGTAGGCAGCGCAGAGCGGAGACGGGCACGGGTTATGCGAGCACCAACTCCCCGGGACGGGGTCTACGAGATCTATTGGAAGTTCGCGGCTGAGCGCCAGCATGTGTTTGAGGCGCGCATCGCTGGGGCTCCCGGGCCGTGGACGCAGGACCGGATTCTCCAGGAGTACAAGTTCTGCAACGTCTATCGGGCTGCTGACCGTGTCAGCCAGTACCTCATCCGTGATGTCGCTTACCGCGATGACGACTCAAGCCCTGCCGATCGTCTGTTCCAGATCGTCGCGTTCCGAAACTTCAGCAATGTCAGTACGTGGGAGACCGTCGTCGAGATACTTGGCCGGTCGCCTCGGATTGCCGATCTAGACTCGGGTTTGTTCGAGGCTGCGCTCACCGAGGCGAAGAACCGCAACGGAGGCCTCTACACAGGGGCGTTTATCCTCTGTGCCACGGACGTTTACGGTCGAAAGGCCAAGCATCTGAACCATGTAGAGCTGTTCCGGGATATGTTCGTGCGGTCGCGCCTTGCCGAGCGGGTTCTTGAGGCGGAGTCGCTGGAAGAGGTCTACGACCTGCTCCACGCTTTCCCTTTGATGGGGGATTTCATGTCCTATCAGATGGCGATTGACCTGAACTATTCGGAGCACGTGAACTTTTCTGAGAACGACTTCACGAAGCCTGGCCCGGGCGCTTTGCGCGGCATCAAGAAGGTGTTCTCCGACCTGGGGGGTCTTACGCCGCAAGAGGTGATCATGTGGATGGTCGACAATCAGGAGGCCGAGTTCGCCCGTCTGGAACTTGACTTCAGCGGCCTCTGGGGCCGGCCGATACAGGCGATCGACGCTCAGAACCTCTTTTGCGAGACGGACAAGTACTGCCGTGAGGCGGTTCCGGAGCTGGCTAGCGCGAGAAGCCGGATCAAATCGCGGTACGTCTCCACGCCCGAGCCGATGACGCTCTTTTTCCCGCCCAAGTGGGGGATCAATGGCCTCCTTCCTCAAAACGAGGTGCTGGGCGATGAGCTCGTGCGTGCGCGCGTCCTCGAGCCCATGTTCTAG
- a CDS encoding helix-turn-helix domain-containing protein has protein sequence MDTEHSPAGNPWGLEPLLDVGELAAYLGVPVSSVYDWRARGLGPRAYRFGKHLKFALSDVRTWIEQQRDPEPPVFPEGDDPMSRQRLTIGTFGEIGHLVRWPAQVEPRYPRFGTCHVRPRHSGLSGKRPRTCGFLRRVHRPRALRTGRAGVPRDPPCRAAPTSPPPGVSLTIEDGD, from the coding sequence ATGGACACCGAACACAGCCCGGCTGGCAACCCCTGGGGCCTAGAACCCCTGCTCGACGTCGGCGAGCTCGCCGCGTACCTGGGCGTGCCCGTCTCCTCCGTCTACGACTGGCGCGCTCGCGGCCTCGGTCCGCGAGCGTATCGCTTCGGGAAGCATCTGAAGTTCGCGCTCTCGGACGTGCGGACCTGGATCGAGCAGCAACGCGACCCCGAACCGCCTGTCTTTCCAGAGGGGGATGATCCGATGAGCCGGCAGCGCCTGACCATCGGCACTTTCGGAGAGATCGGCCACCTCGTGAGATGGCCTGCTCAAGTCGAGCCCCGGTATCCTCGGTTCGGAACCTGCCACGTTCGACCGCGCCACTCCGGACTGAGCGGCAAGCGTCCGCGCACATGCGGGTTTTTGCGGCGCGTGCACCGACCTCGTGCTCTGCGAACTGGGCGCGCCGGGGTACCCCGCGATCCTCCTTGCCGTGCCGCACCAACCTCACCGCCACCTGGTGTATCGCTGACCATCGAGGATGGTGATTGA
- a CDS encoding NUDIX domain-containing protein: MTIVPPAPDEPRRPLGPQDPGDAWVVAPTGEKYWGRFGAAGVLAVDRQRGVLLQHRVGWSHFGGTWGIPGGALHEGESALDGALREAQEEAGIPDGALHARFARVLDLEIWSYTTVVADVLAPFDPVISDPESLALEWVPVDEVDQRPLHPGFGAAWPLLRSLLAAHPAIVVDAANVVGSVPDGWWKDRMGAASRLHARLSAWAAGGVDAEALGLEADRWFPPVSMVVEGAARAIPDASHQTHGARVAIVRADGAGDDAIVEEARCLLVDGSEVTAVTSDRGLTVRLEEAGARVESAGWLLRQLDARG, from the coding sequence GTGACGATCGTTCCCCCGGCCCCCGATGAGCCGCGTCGCCCGCTCGGGCCGCAGGATCCCGGAGATGCCTGGGTCGTCGCGCCGACCGGCGAGAAGTACTGGGGCCGGTTCGGCGCCGCCGGCGTTCTCGCCGTCGACCGCCAGCGCGGAGTGCTGCTGCAGCACCGCGTCGGCTGGAGTCATTTCGGGGGAACGTGGGGAATCCCCGGTGGCGCCCTGCATGAGGGTGAGTCGGCGCTCGACGGAGCGTTGCGCGAGGCGCAGGAGGAGGCCGGCATCCCTGATGGCGCGCTGCATGCGCGCTTCGCCCGCGTCCTCGATCTGGAGATCTGGTCATACACGACGGTGGTCGCCGACGTGCTGGCTCCGTTCGACCCCGTGATCAGCGACCCCGAGAGCCTTGCGCTGGAGTGGGTTCCGGTCGATGAGGTCGACCAGCGGCCGCTGCACCCGGGTTTCGGCGCGGCGTGGCCGCTGCTGCGGTCGCTGCTGGCGGCGCATCCGGCGATCGTCGTCGATGCCGCGAACGTCGTCGGCTCGGTGCCGGACGGCTGGTGGAAGGACCGCATGGGCGCGGCGTCGCGTCTGCACGCGCGCCTGTCGGCCTGGGCGGCCGGCGGGGTGGACGCCGAGGCGCTGGGCCTCGAAGCCGACCGGTGGTTCCCGCCGGTGTCGATGGTCGTGGAGGGCGCTGCGCGGGCGATTCCGGATGCCAGTCACCAGACGCACGGCGCCCGCGTCGCCATCGTGCGCGCCGACGGCGCGGGCGACGACGCGATCGTCGAGGAGGCGCGGTGCCTCCTAGTGGACGGATCGGAGGTCACCGCTGTGACCAGCGATCGCGGGCTGACCGTCAGGCTCGAAGAGGCCGGTGCGCGGGTCGAGTCGGCCGGCTGGCTGCTGCGACAGCTGGATGCCCGCGGCTGA
- a CDS encoding Glu/Leu/Phe/Val dehydrogenase family protein — MSHTLPLPDVTHERVEVMTGRRSGLFIAVALHSSVLGSALGGARLWTYPHWSDALGDALRLSAAMTLKNAAAGLDAGGGKSVIGLAPGDALDEGRRRDAFLDLGDAVELMGGLYRTAEDVGSTTDDMLTVSERTQHVVGLPSAVGGSGEPAGPTSLGVYASLEAVLERVAGSADVSGRHITISGLGQVGGRLASRLAEQGALLTVTDINPARRGFADEIGATWVEPGTEHLVPGDVFVPAGIGGVLTDDVIDALDVKAVCGPANNPLADRSGAERLAQRGVLYAPDFVVNAGGVIYLDLEAKRIGSSEEIMQRVAGIGDTVRRILDDAETRGVTPLRAAEELAASRLRAGAAVGVR; from the coding sequence ATGTCGCACACCCTGCCCCTGCCCGATGTCACCCACGAGCGCGTGGAGGTGATGACCGGACGACGGAGCGGGCTGTTCATCGCCGTCGCGCTGCACTCGTCCGTGCTCGGATCCGCCCTGGGCGGAGCGCGCCTGTGGACGTACCCGCACTGGAGCGACGCTCTCGGCGATGCTCTGCGGCTGTCCGCCGCGATGACGTTGAAGAACGCGGCCGCGGGGCTGGATGCCGGTGGCGGCAAGTCGGTGATCGGGCTGGCGCCCGGGGATGCCCTCGACGAAGGGCGTCGTCGCGATGCCTTCCTCGACCTCGGCGACGCCGTGGAGCTCATGGGCGGCCTGTACCGCACCGCGGAGGACGTCGGATCGACCACTGACGACATGCTCACGGTGAGCGAGCGCACCCAGCACGTGGTCGGGCTGCCCTCCGCCGTCGGCGGCTCCGGCGAGCCCGCCGGCCCCACCAGCCTCGGCGTGTACGCGTCGCTGGAGGCCGTGCTGGAGCGGGTCGCCGGTTCGGCGGACGTCTCGGGTCGCCATATCACGATCTCCGGCCTCGGTCAGGTGGGCGGCCGTCTGGCATCCCGTCTCGCCGAGCAGGGGGCGCTGCTGACCGTCACCGACATCAACCCAGCGCGCCGCGGATTCGCCGACGAGATCGGCGCGACCTGGGTAGAGCCCGGCACCGAGCATCTCGTTCCGGGCGATGTGTTCGTGCCGGCCGGCATCGGGGGTGTGCTGACCGACGACGTCATCGACGCGCTCGACGTGAAGGCCGTCTGCGGACCGGCGAACAACCCGCTCGCGGATCGCTCGGGCGCCGAGCGGCTGGCGCAGCGCGGGGTGCTGTACGCACCCGACTTCGTCGTGAACGCCGGCGGCGTCATCTACCTCGACCTCGAGGCGAAGCGCATCGGGTCGAGTGAGGAGATCATGCAGCGGGTGGCCGGCATCGGCGACACCGTGCGGCGCATCCTCGACGATGCCGAGACGCGCGGCGTGACGCCGCTGCGGGCGGCGGAGGAGCTCGCCGCGTCGCGTCTGCGTGCGGGAGCCGCGGTCGGGGTGCGCTGA